Proteins encoded by one window of Haematobia irritans isolate KBUSLIRL chromosome 2, ASM5000362v1, whole genome shotgun sequence:
- the Ndae1 gene encoding na[+]-driven anion exchanger 1 isoform X1 has product MKTQQHPHGNAATEDNTSEADCINLQITTTTNTTSSAANLNKEGDDETDLINSSSSCSSSADNTSTASANSNRPTRSSITTCPKPTVVSIIVKPQPDMRNRPWTMHTSSGDDEAPKDPRIGGDQDFSQQFTENDFEGHRAHSVYVGVHVPGGRRHSQRRRKHHHGKSDTSSGDERQPEIERPVTPPAQRVQFILGEDADDSTHVSHPLFSEYLTLVKEGDEIEWKETARWIKFEEDVEEGGNRWSKPHVATLSLHSLFELRTLLLNGSVILDMEATNLELIADLVCENMVNARTLPADSRDKVKDALLRRHRHQHEYNKKTKLPIIRSLADIGRNHSSSKMDEHHHSTSSTPGLMPASPSSLTATTTNGSKTDDNLLTNIGGRFLTVPGGSKAQKTHIMSNEDMIKSPSSLSMQRNSSGNDLNDHRGNMNFMRKIPPGAEASNILVGEVDFLEKPLSGFIRLKDAAIMGDLTEVPVPTRFIFILLGPPGSQSNFHEIGRAMATLMSDEIFHEVAYRARKRDHLLAGIDEFLDAVTVLPPGEWDPTIRIEPPAAVPSQEIRKRPPEAPKEIIDEEEVEQRLREESGLSRTGRLFGGLINDIKRKKPFYLSDFKDAFSMQCIASWIFLYFACLSPIITFGGLLSQATGRNMAAMESLVSGFVCGIGYGFFSGQPLTILGSTGPVLVFETIVYDFCLKQGWDYMTFRFWIGTWIAVILLILTAIDASALVCYITRFTEENFATLIAFIFIIKAVENVLKIGKTFPVNQPIYDCVCTPPLGSNGTILDYAKYNKDYCLANNGTLVGLDCSQPDTSNIFLMSVLLFIGTFIISTILKDFKNALFFPTVVRQYISDFSVIIAIVSMSLLDFLMKVDTPKLEVPHELKPTLPTRDWVIPPFTENNPTWSAVIAVFPAMLGTILIFMDQQITAVIVNRKENKLKKGCGYHLDLFVLAILIQICTVMGLPWFVAATVLSINHVNSLKKESECSAPGEKPQFLGVREQRVTHILIFLSIGLSVYLTPILCHIPMPVLFGVFLYMGVASLKGLQFFDRLLIMLMPAKYQPDYMFLRQVPIKRVHLFTLIQLACLICLWLIKSFSSTSILFPLMLVVMIGIRKALDLVFTRRELKILDDIMPEMTKRQAADDLHQLDAEDHHDKYEKYNSSLNPGPTTIHIPLKVEHAETQPGMQPKSLSLPLSVPPEIQRNSIWQQLHEDGSGSTDQLIIPINFKVRQINGSHNNQRLSTMNEEEENITTPNKVINDTPSNSDASHNKERSRTSNNADQSKNTITPV; this is encoded by the exons GCCCTGGACCATGCATACCTCCAGTGGCGATGATGAGGCCCCTAAAGATCCTCGTATAGGTGGTGATCAAGATTTTAGTCAACAGTTTACAGAAAATGATTTTGAAG GCCACCGAGCACATTCCGTATATGTAGGCGTCCATGTGCCAGGAGGACGTCGCCATTCCCAAAGAAGGCGCAAACATCATCATGGCAAAAGTGACACCAGCAGCGGTGACGAAAGGCAACCAGAAATCGAAAGACCTG ttaCCCCACCAGCTCAACGGGTCCAATTCATATTGGGCGAAGATGCCGACGATAGCACCCATGTTTCACATCCATTATTCTCTGAATACCTAACCCTGGTGAAGGAAGGTGATGAAATCGAATGGAAAGAAACAGCACGTTGGatcaaatttgaagaagatgtcGAAGAGGGTGGCAATCGGTGGTCAAAGCCGCATGTGGCCACATTATCTCTGCATTCGCTGTTCGAACTAAGAACCCTGCTGTTAAATGGCTCTGTGATACTTGACATGGAGGCTACCAATTTAGAGCTAATTGCTGATTTGGTATGTGAAAATATGGTAAATGCTCGCACATTGCCCGCCGACTCTAGGGATAAAGTTAAAGACGCTCTACTAAGACGTCATCGTCATCAACATGAGTACAATAAGAAGACCAAATTACCCATTATACGCTCATTAGCTGATATAGGACGAAATCACTCATCATCGAAAA TGGATGAACATCATCATAGCACTTCATCAACACCGGGTCTAATGCCAGCATCACCTAGTTCATTAACAGCCACCACTACTAATGGAAGCAAAACCGATGACAACCTTCTGACAAATATCGGTGGACGTTTTTTGACTGTACCAGGTGGCAGTAAAGCCCAAAAGACCCATATTATGTCAAATG AGGACATGATCAAAAGCCCCAGCAGTTTATCGATGCAGAGGAATAGCAGTGGCAATGATTTGAACGATCATCGGGGTAATATGAATTTCATGCGTAAAATACCACCCGGAGCCGAGGCCAGTAACATTCTAGTTGGTGAAGtggattttctagagaaaccattaTCTGGTTTTATACGTTTAAAAGATGCAGCTATAATGGGTGATCTTACTGAAGTACCAGTTCCCACAAG ATTCATTTTCATATTGTTGGGTCCACCAGGAAGTCAAagcaatttccatgaaattggtCGTGCTATGGCCACCTTGATGTCCGATGAAATCTTTCACGAGGTCGCATATCGAGCACGTAAACGTGATCATCTATTGGCAGGCATCGATGAATTTTTGGATGCTGTAACTGTATTACCACCCGGCGAATGGGATCCCACAATACGCATTGAGCCCCCAGCTGCTGTACCATCTCAGGAAATACGCAAAAGGCCACCCGAAGCACCCAAAGAAATTATCGATGAGGAAGAAGTTGAACAACGTTTGCGAGAAGAATCTGGTCTATCGCGAACCGGACGTCTATTTGGCGGCCTAATAAACGATATTAAGCGTAAAAAACCCTTCTATTTGTCCGACTTTAAAGATGCATTTTCCATGCAGTGCATTGCATCGTGGATATTTTTGTATTTCGCTTGTCTCTCGCCCATTATCACATTTGGTGGTCTATTATCTCAGGCCACTGGAAGAAATATGGCTGCCATGGAGTCGTTGGTCTCTGGTTTTGTATGTGGCATAGGTTATGGATTTTTCTCTGGACAACCATTAACTATATTAGGATCCACGGGTCCCGTATTGGTTTTTGAGACAATTGTTTATGACTTTTGCCTAAAACAAGGCTGGGATTATATGACATTCCGGTTTTGGATAGGCACTTGGATAGCAGTGATTTTGCTGATACTAACAGCGATAGATGCCAGTGCATTGGTGTGCTATATTACGAGATTTACAGAAGAGAATTTTGCCACTCTTAtagcatttatatttataattaag gctgttgaaaatgttttaaaaattgggAAAACGTTTCCGGTTAATCAACCCATTTATGATTGTGTCTGTACCCCGCCCTTGGGTAGtaatggaacaattttggattaTGCCAAATACAATAAGGACTATTGTTTG GCAAACAATGGAACTTTGGTCGGTTTGGACTGTTCCCAACCGGATACCTCAAATATATTCCTTATGTCGGTGCTTTTATTCATTGGAACCTTTATCATATCGACCATATTAAAAGATTTCAAAAATGCCCTCTTCTTCCCAACCGTTGTGCGCCAATACATTAGTGATTTCTCAGTTATTATTGCCATTGTTAGCATGTCCTTGCTGGATTTCCTGATGAAAGTGGATACACCAAAACTGGAAGTACCGCATGAATTGAAACCCACTTTGCCCACACGTGATTGGGTTATACCACCATTCACTGAAAACAATCCCACCTGGTCTGCCGTTATAGCCGTATTTCCCGCCATGTTGGGTACTATTCTCATTTTCATGGATCAGCAAATTACAGCGGTTATTGTTAATCGTAAAGAGAACAAATTGAAGAAGGGTTGTGGTTATCATTTGGATTTATTCGTATTGGCTATTCTAATACAAATCTGTACTGTAATGGGTTTACCTTG GTTTGTGGCTGCCACTGTCTTGAGTATAAATCACGTGAATTCATTGAAAAAGGAATCGGAGTGCTCAGCTCCTGGAGAAAAGCCTCAATTTTTGGGAGTTCGAGAACAACGTGTTACCCATATATTGATTTTCCTTAGCATTGGATTGTCTGTATATTTGACCCCCATTTTATGTCATATTCCCATGCCTGTGCTATTTGGTGTATTCTTATATATGGGTGTGGCTTCTCTAAAGGGTTTACAATTCTTCGATCGCCTATTGATAATGCTAATGCCAGCTAAATATCAACCGGATTATATGTTCCTGAGACAG GTACCCATAAAACGTGTCCATCTCTTTACCTTGATCCAATTGGCATGTTTAATATGCCTCTGGCTGATTAAATCCTTCTCCAGTACTTCCATTCTCTTCCCGCTTATGTTGGTGGTTATGATTGGCATACGTAAAGCCTTGGATTTGGTATTCACCCGTCGAGAACTCAAGATTCTGGATGACATAATGCCCGAGATGACTAAACGTCAAGCAGCCGATGATCTACATCAATTGGATGCTGAG GATCATCATGATAAATACGAGAAATACAACTCTTCCTTAAATCCGGGACCTACAACCATTCACATACCCCTAAAAGTTGAACACGCCGAAACGCAACCTGGAATGCAACCCAAATCTTTGAGTTTACCCCTAAGTGTACCTCCTGAGATCCAAAGAAACAGCATATGGCAACAATTGCATGAAGACGGTAGTGGATCCACagatcaattaattatacccataAACTTTAAGGTGCGACAGATCAATGGCAGTCATAA TAATCAACGTTTATCCACCATGAACGAGGAGGAGGAAAACATAACAACTCCAAATAAAGTCATCAATGATACACCCTCAAACAGCGATGCATCTCATAATAAGGAAAGAAGTAGGACATCAAATAATGCTGATCAAAGTAAAAATACAATTACTCCAGTTTAA
- the Ndae1 gene encoding na[+]-driven anion exchanger 1 isoform X7, which yields MNEYIELPWTMHTSSGDDEAPKDPRIGGDQDFSQQFTENDFEGHRAHSVYVGVHVPGGRRHSQRRRKHHHGKSDTSSGDERQPEIERPVTPPAQRVQFILGEDADDSTHVSHPLFSEYLTLVKEGDEIEWKETARWIKFEEDVEEGGNRWSKPHVATLSLHSLFELRTLLLNGSVILDMEATNLELIADLVCENMVNARTLPADSRDKVKDALLRRHRHQHEYNKKTKLPIIRSLADIGRNHSSSKMDEHHHSTSSTPGLMPASPSSLTATTTNGSKTDDNLLTNIGGRFLTVPGGSKAQKTHIMSNEDMIKSPSSLSMQRNSSGNDLNDHRGNMNFMRKIPPGAEASNILVGEVDFLEKPLSGFIRLKDAAIMGDLTEVPVPTRFIFILLGPPGSQSNFHEIGRAMATLMSDEIFHEVAYRARKRDHLLAGIDEFLDAVTVLPPGEWDPTIRIEPPAAVPSQEIRKRPPEAPKEIIDEEEVEQRLREESGLSRTGRLFGGLINDIKRKKPFYLSDFKDAFSMQCIASWIFLYFACLSPIITFGGLLSQATGRNMAAMESLVSGFVCGIGYGFFSGQPLTILGSTGPVLVFETIVYDFCLKQGWDYMTFRFWIGTWIAVILLILTAIDASALVCYITRFTEENFATLIAFIFIIKAVENVLKIGKTFPVNQPIYDCVCTPPLGSNGTILDYAKYNKDYCLANNGTLVGLDCSQPDTSNIFLMSVLLFIGTFIISTILKDFKNALFFPTVVRQYISDFSVIIAIVSMSLLDFLMKVDTPKLEVPHELKPTLPTRDWVIPPFTENNPTWSAVIAVFPAMLGTILIFMDQQITAVIVNRKENKLKKGCGYHLDLFVLAILIQICTVMGLPWFVAATVLSINHVNSLKKESECSAPGEKPQFLGVREQRVTHILIFLSIGLSVYLTPILCHIPMPVLFGVFLYMGVASLKGLQFFDRLLIMLMPAKYQPDYMFLRQVPIKRVHLFTLIQLACLICLWLIKSFSSTSILFPLMLVVMIGIRKALDLVFTRRELKILDDIMPEMTKRQAADDLHQLDAEDHHDKYEKYNSSLNPGPTTIHIPLKVEHAETQPGMQPKSLSLPLSVPPEIQRNSIWQQLHEDGSGSTDQLIIPINFKVRQINGSHNNQRLSTMNEEEENITTPNKVINDTPSNSDASHNKERSRTSNNADQSKNTITPV from the exons GCCCTGGACCATGCATACCTCCAGTGGCGATGATGAGGCCCCTAAAGATCCTCGTATAGGTGGTGATCAAGATTTTAGTCAACAGTTTACAGAAAATGATTTTGAAG GCCACCGAGCACATTCCGTATATGTAGGCGTCCATGTGCCAGGAGGACGTCGCCATTCCCAAAGAAGGCGCAAACATCATCATGGCAAAAGTGACACCAGCAGCGGTGACGAAAGGCAACCAGAAATCGAAAGACCTG ttaCCCCACCAGCTCAACGGGTCCAATTCATATTGGGCGAAGATGCCGACGATAGCACCCATGTTTCACATCCATTATTCTCTGAATACCTAACCCTGGTGAAGGAAGGTGATGAAATCGAATGGAAAGAAACAGCACGTTGGatcaaatttgaagaagatgtcGAAGAGGGTGGCAATCGGTGGTCAAAGCCGCATGTGGCCACATTATCTCTGCATTCGCTGTTCGAACTAAGAACCCTGCTGTTAAATGGCTCTGTGATACTTGACATGGAGGCTACCAATTTAGAGCTAATTGCTGATTTGGTATGTGAAAATATGGTAAATGCTCGCACATTGCCCGCCGACTCTAGGGATAAAGTTAAAGACGCTCTACTAAGACGTCATCGTCATCAACATGAGTACAATAAGAAGACCAAATTACCCATTATACGCTCATTAGCTGATATAGGACGAAATCACTCATCATCGAAAA TGGATGAACATCATCATAGCACTTCATCAACACCGGGTCTAATGCCAGCATCACCTAGTTCATTAACAGCCACCACTACTAATGGAAGCAAAACCGATGACAACCTTCTGACAAATATCGGTGGACGTTTTTTGACTGTACCAGGTGGCAGTAAAGCCCAAAAGACCCATATTATGTCAAATG AGGACATGATCAAAAGCCCCAGCAGTTTATCGATGCAGAGGAATAGCAGTGGCAATGATTTGAACGATCATCGGGGTAATATGAATTTCATGCGTAAAATACCACCCGGAGCCGAGGCCAGTAACATTCTAGTTGGTGAAGtggattttctagagaaaccattaTCTGGTTTTATACGTTTAAAAGATGCAGCTATAATGGGTGATCTTACTGAAGTACCAGTTCCCACAAG ATTCATTTTCATATTGTTGGGTCCACCAGGAAGTCAAagcaatttccatgaaattggtCGTGCTATGGCCACCTTGATGTCCGATGAAATCTTTCACGAGGTCGCATATCGAGCACGTAAACGTGATCATCTATTGGCAGGCATCGATGAATTTTTGGATGCTGTAACTGTATTACCACCCGGCGAATGGGATCCCACAATACGCATTGAGCCCCCAGCTGCTGTACCATCTCAGGAAATACGCAAAAGGCCACCCGAAGCACCCAAAGAAATTATCGATGAGGAAGAAGTTGAACAACGTTTGCGAGAAGAATCTGGTCTATCGCGAACCGGACGTCTATTTGGCGGCCTAATAAACGATATTAAGCGTAAAAAACCCTTCTATTTGTCCGACTTTAAAGATGCATTTTCCATGCAGTGCATTGCATCGTGGATATTTTTGTATTTCGCTTGTCTCTCGCCCATTATCACATTTGGTGGTCTATTATCTCAGGCCACTGGAAGAAATATGGCTGCCATGGAGTCGTTGGTCTCTGGTTTTGTATGTGGCATAGGTTATGGATTTTTCTCTGGACAACCATTAACTATATTAGGATCCACGGGTCCCGTATTGGTTTTTGAGACAATTGTTTATGACTTTTGCCTAAAACAAGGCTGGGATTATATGACATTCCGGTTTTGGATAGGCACTTGGATAGCAGTGATTTTGCTGATACTAACAGCGATAGATGCCAGTGCATTGGTGTGCTATATTACGAGATTTACAGAAGAGAATTTTGCCACTCTTAtagcatttatatttataattaag gctgttgaaaatgttttaaaaattgggAAAACGTTTCCGGTTAATCAACCCATTTATGATTGTGTCTGTACCCCGCCCTTGGGTAGtaatggaacaattttggattaTGCCAAATACAATAAGGACTATTGTTTG GCAAACAATGGAACTTTGGTCGGTTTGGACTGTTCCCAACCGGATACCTCAAATATATTCCTTATGTCGGTGCTTTTATTCATTGGAACCTTTATCATATCGACCATATTAAAAGATTTCAAAAATGCCCTCTTCTTCCCAACCGTTGTGCGCCAATACATTAGTGATTTCTCAGTTATTATTGCCATTGTTAGCATGTCCTTGCTGGATTTCCTGATGAAAGTGGATACACCAAAACTGGAAGTACCGCATGAATTGAAACCCACTTTGCCCACACGTGATTGGGTTATACCACCATTCACTGAAAACAATCCCACCTGGTCTGCCGTTATAGCCGTATTTCCCGCCATGTTGGGTACTATTCTCATTTTCATGGATCAGCAAATTACAGCGGTTATTGTTAATCGTAAAGAGAACAAATTGAAGAAGGGTTGTGGTTATCATTTGGATTTATTCGTATTGGCTATTCTAATACAAATCTGTACTGTAATGGGTTTACCTTG GTTTGTGGCTGCCACTGTCTTGAGTATAAATCACGTGAATTCATTGAAAAAGGAATCGGAGTGCTCAGCTCCTGGAGAAAAGCCTCAATTTTTGGGAGTTCGAGAACAACGTGTTACCCATATATTGATTTTCCTTAGCATTGGATTGTCTGTATATTTGACCCCCATTTTATGTCATATTCCCATGCCTGTGCTATTTGGTGTATTCTTATATATGGGTGTGGCTTCTCTAAAGGGTTTACAATTCTTCGATCGCCTATTGATAATGCTAATGCCAGCTAAATATCAACCGGATTATATGTTCCTGAGACAG GTACCCATAAAACGTGTCCATCTCTTTACCTTGATCCAATTGGCATGTTTAATATGCCTCTGGCTGATTAAATCCTTCTCCAGTACTTCCATTCTCTTCCCGCTTATGTTGGTGGTTATGATTGGCATACGTAAAGCCTTGGATTTGGTATTCACCCGTCGAGAACTCAAGATTCTGGATGACATAATGCCCGAGATGACTAAACGTCAAGCAGCCGATGATCTACATCAATTGGATGCTGAG GATCATCATGATAAATACGAGAAATACAACTCTTCCTTAAATCCGGGACCTACAACCATTCACATACCCCTAAAAGTTGAACACGCCGAAACGCAACCTGGAATGCAACCCAAATCTTTGAGTTTACCCCTAAGTGTACCTCCTGAGATCCAAAGAAACAGCATATGGCAACAATTGCATGAAGACGGTAGTGGATCCACagatcaattaattatacccataAACTTTAAGGTGCGACAGATCAATGGCAGTCATAA TAATCAACGTTTATCCACCATGAACGAGGAGGAGGAAAACATAACAACTCCAAATAAAGTCATCAATGATACACCCTCAAACAGCGATGCATCTCATAATAAGGAAAGAAGTAGGACATCAAATAATGCTGATCAAAGTAAAAATACAATTACTCCAGTTTAA
- the Ndae1 gene encoding na[+]-driven anion exchanger 1 isoform X4: MKTQQHPHGNAATEDNTSEADCINLQITTTTNTTSSAANLNKEGDDETDLINSSSSCSSSADNTSTASANSNRPTRSSITTCPKPTVVSIIVKPQPDMRNRPWTMHTSSGDDEAPKDPRIGGDQDFSQQFTENDFEGHRAHSVYVGVHVPGGRRHSQRRRKHHHGKSDTSSGDERQPEIERPVTPPAQRVQFILGEDADDSTHVSHPLFSEYLTLVKEGDEIEWKETARWIKFEEDVEEGGNRWSKPHVATLSLHSLFELRTLLLNGSVILDMEATNLELIADLVCENMVNARTLPADSRDKVKDALLRRHRHQHEYNKKTKLPIIRSLADIGRNHSSSKRLDSSPLHASASATHYYASSKDQRGCYLAVPTEDMIKSPSSLSMQRNSSGNDLNDHRGNMNFMRKIPPGAEASNILVGEVDFLEKPLSGFIRLKDAAIMGDLTEVPVPTRFIFILLGPPGSQSNFHEIGRAMATLMSDEIFHEVAYRARKRDHLLAGIDEFLDAVTVLPPGEWDPTIRIEPPAAVPSQEIRKRPPEAPKEIIDEEEVEQRLREESGLSRTGRLFGGLINDIKRKKPFYLSDFKDAFSMQCIASWIFLYFACLSPIITFGGLLSQATGRNMAAMESLVSGFVCGIGYGFFSGQPLTILGSTGPVLVFETIVYDFCLKQGWDYMTFRFWIGTWIAVILLILTAIDASALVCYITRFTEENFATLIAFIFIIKAVENVLKIGKTFPVNQPIYDCVCTPPLGSNGTILDYAKYNKDYCLANNGTLVGLDCSQPDTSNIFLMSVLLFIGTFIISTILKDFKNALFFPTVVRQYISDFSVIIAIVSMSLLDFLMKVDTPKLEVPHELKPTLPTRDWVIPPFTENNPTWSAVIAVFPAMLGTILIFMDQQITAVIVNRKENKLKKGCGYHLDLFVLAILIQICTVMGLPWFVAATVLSINHVNSLKKESECSAPGEKPQFLGVREQRVTHILIFLSIGLSVYLTPILCHIPMPVLFGVFLYMGVASLKGLQFFDRLLIMLMPAKYQPDYMFLRQVPIKRVHLFTLIQLACLICLWLIKSFSSTSILFPLMLVVMIGIRKALDLVFTRRELKILDDIMPEMTKRQAADDLHQLDAEDHHDKYEKYNSSLNPGPTTIHIPLKVEHAETQPGMQPKSLSLPLSVPPEIQRNSIWQQLHEDGSGSTDQLIIPINFKVRQINGSHNNQRLSTMNEEEENITTPNKVINDTPSNSDASHNKERSRTSNNADQSKNTITPV; encoded by the exons GCCCTGGACCATGCATACCTCCAGTGGCGATGATGAGGCCCCTAAAGATCCTCGTATAGGTGGTGATCAAGATTTTAGTCAACAGTTTACAGAAAATGATTTTGAAG GCCACCGAGCACATTCCGTATATGTAGGCGTCCATGTGCCAGGAGGACGTCGCCATTCCCAAAGAAGGCGCAAACATCATCATGGCAAAAGTGACACCAGCAGCGGTGACGAAAGGCAACCAGAAATCGAAAGACCTG ttaCCCCACCAGCTCAACGGGTCCAATTCATATTGGGCGAAGATGCCGACGATAGCACCCATGTTTCACATCCATTATTCTCTGAATACCTAACCCTGGTGAAGGAAGGTGATGAAATCGAATGGAAAGAAACAGCACGTTGGatcaaatttgaagaagatgtcGAAGAGGGTGGCAATCGGTGGTCAAAGCCGCATGTGGCCACATTATCTCTGCATTCGCTGTTCGAACTAAGAACCCTGCTGTTAAATGGCTCTGTGATACTTGACATGGAGGCTACCAATTTAGAGCTAATTGCTGATTTGGTATGTGAAAATATGGTAAATGCTCGCACATTGCCCGCCGACTCTAGGGATAAAGTTAAAGACGCTCTACTAAGACGTCATCGTCATCAACATGAGTACAATAAGAAGACCAAATTACCCATTATACGCTCATTAGCTGATATAGGACGAAATCACTCATCATCGAAAA GACTTGATAGCAGTCCTTTACATGCATCAGCATCGGCAACGCATTATTATGCCTCTAGTAAGGATCAACGGGGTTGTTACCTTGCTGTTCCCACAG AGGACATGATCAAAAGCCCCAGCAGTTTATCGATGCAGAGGAATAGCAGTGGCAATGATTTGAACGATCATCGGGGTAATATGAATTTCATGCGTAAAATACCACCCGGAGCCGAGGCCAGTAACATTCTAGTTGGTGAAGtggattttctagagaaaccattaTCTGGTTTTATACGTTTAAAAGATGCAGCTATAATGGGTGATCTTACTGAAGTACCAGTTCCCACAAG ATTCATTTTCATATTGTTGGGTCCACCAGGAAGTCAAagcaatttccatgaaattggtCGTGCTATGGCCACCTTGATGTCCGATGAAATCTTTCACGAGGTCGCATATCGAGCACGTAAACGTGATCATCTATTGGCAGGCATCGATGAATTTTTGGATGCTGTAACTGTATTACCACCCGGCGAATGGGATCCCACAATACGCATTGAGCCCCCAGCTGCTGTACCATCTCAGGAAATACGCAAAAGGCCACCCGAAGCACCCAAAGAAATTATCGATGAGGAAGAAGTTGAACAACGTTTGCGAGAAGAATCTGGTCTATCGCGAACCGGACGTCTATTTGGCGGCCTAATAAACGATATTAAGCGTAAAAAACCCTTCTATTTGTCCGACTTTAAAGATGCATTTTCCATGCAGTGCATTGCATCGTGGATATTTTTGTATTTCGCTTGTCTCTCGCCCATTATCACATTTGGTGGTCTATTATCTCAGGCCACTGGAAGAAATATGGCTGCCATGGAGTCGTTGGTCTCTGGTTTTGTATGTGGCATAGGTTATGGATTTTTCTCTGGACAACCATTAACTATATTAGGATCCACGGGTCCCGTATTGGTTTTTGAGACAATTGTTTATGACTTTTGCCTAAAACAAGGCTGGGATTATATGACATTCCGGTTTTGGATAGGCACTTGGATAGCAGTGATTTTGCTGATACTAACAGCGATAGATGCCAGTGCATTGGTGTGCTATATTACGAGATTTACAGAAGAGAATTTTGCCACTCTTAtagcatttatatttataattaag gctgttgaaaatgttttaaaaattgggAAAACGTTTCCGGTTAATCAACCCATTTATGATTGTGTCTGTACCCCGCCCTTGGGTAGtaatggaacaattttggattaTGCCAAATACAATAAGGACTATTGTTTG GCAAACAATGGAACTTTGGTCGGTTTGGACTGTTCCCAACCGGATACCTCAAATATATTCCTTATGTCGGTGCTTTTATTCATTGGAACCTTTATCATATCGACCATATTAAAAGATTTCAAAAATGCCCTCTTCTTCCCAACCGTTGTGCGCCAATACATTAGTGATTTCTCAGTTATTATTGCCATTGTTAGCATGTCCTTGCTGGATTTCCTGATGAAAGTGGATACACCAAAACTGGAAGTACCGCATGAATTGAAACCCACTTTGCCCACACGTGATTGGGTTATACCACCATTCACTGAAAACAATCCCACCTGGTCTGCCGTTATAGCCGTATTTCCCGCCATGTTGGGTACTATTCTCATTTTCATGGATCAGCAAATTACAGCGGTTATTGTTAATCGTAAAGAGAACAAATTGAAGAAGGGTTGTGGTTATCATTTGGATTTATTCGTATTGGCTATTCTAATACAAATCTGTACTGTAATGGGTTTACCTTG GTTTGTGGCTGCCACTGTCTTGAGTATAAATCACGTGAATTCATTGAAAAAGGAATCGGAGTGCTCAGCTCCTGGAGAAAAGCCTCAATTTTTGGGAGTTCGAGAACAACGTGTTACCCATATATTGATTTTCCTTAGCATTGGATTGTCTGTATATTTGACCCCCATTTTATGTCATATTCCCATGCCTGTGCTATTTGGTGTATTCTTATATATGGGTGTGGCTTCTCTAAAGGGTTTACAATTCTTCGATCGCCTATTGATAATGCTAATGCCAGCTAAATATCAACCGGATTATATGTTCCTGAGACAG GTACCCATAAAACGTGTCCATCTCTTTACCTTGATCCAATTGGCATGTTTAATATGCCTCTGGCTGATTAAATCCTTCTCCAGTACTTCCATTCTCTTCCCGCTTATGTTGGTGGTTATGATTGGCATACGTAAAGCCTTGGATTTGGTATTCACCCGTCGAGAACTCAAGATTCTGGATGACATAATGCCCGAGATGACTAAACGTCAAGCAGCCGATGATCTACATCAATTGGATGCTGAG GATCATCATGATAAATACGAGAAATACAACTCTTCCTTAAATCCGGGACCTACAACCATTCACATACCCCTAAAAGTTGAACACGCCGAAACGCAACCTGGAATGCAACCCAAATCTTTGAGTTTACCCCTAAGTGTACCTCCTGAGATCCAAAGAAACAGCATATGGCAACAATTGCATGAAGACGGTAGTGGATCCACagatcaattaattatacccataAACTTTAAGGTGCGACAGATCAATGGCAGTCATAA TAATCAACGTTTATCCACCATGAACGAGGAGGAGGAAAACATAACAACTCCAAATAAAGTCATCAATGATACACCCTCAAACAGCGATGCATCTCATAATAAGGAAAGAAGTAGGACATCAAATAATGCTGATCAAAGTAAAAATACAATTACTCCAGTTTAA